The DNA window TTATATTAAAAGTGTACAGCTTTTAGTACATACCTTAagtactgcgccaccaggacttccctggtggcgcaatacttaagaatccgcctgccaatgcaggggacatgggttcgagccctggtccgggaagatcccacaagccgtggagcaactaagcccatgtgccgtaactcctgaccctgcactctagagcccaagaaccacgactactgagcctgcgtgccacaactacagaagcccgtgtgcctagagcccgtgctccgcaacaaagagaagccaccgcaacgagaagcctgtgcaccgcagcgaagactagcccccgctcgccgcaactagagaaagcccgcaagcagcaacaaagacccaacgcagccaaaaatacataaaaataaaaaactttttcaaaaacatgatcagggcttccctggtggtgcagtggttgagggtccgcctgccgacgcagggaacacgggttcgtgccccggtccgggaagatcctgcatgccgcggagcggttggccCGTGAACCATGCCCACTGAGccagcacgtctggagcctgtgctccgaaatgggagaggccacaacagtgagaggcccgcgtaccgcaaaataaataaataaaataaaataaaataaaatgaaataaataaagatcattttttaaacctcagtagaatggttgacatataataaatactgaataaaacaatttaattatactaagattgttttaattttataacagcttttatcttcaggaagcaactgccacaaatattttactattaagaCAGAACTTTACCTAAACATACATGAGTATTTTCCATTTACATCTGAAATGATAGGCCAAGCATTAAAGGAACTTCATGGAACATTTAGATAGGTCCGTTTTATGTTGCCAAGGGGGTGGTCTATTTGAgtggtttttttctctagaatgcctgaaatcaaaggaaaatattaaccttaaaggtgattaatatttaaagttccatttgcggtgtatctttttttctctaaaaatgaaggACACGAGTATTCTGGCCCCTGGAGGACTTTAACAGTAGCTTTCTACCAACCACAGCCCCGGCTGTTGGGCAGCACAGATACCGCGAGGTCTACGGGGCGGAGCCTTGGAGGGGGCGGAGCTTAGCGTGACATTTTGCGACTAGGATTCCACTGGCTTCACCTGTAACATCTCTCGCTGTCTGTTGCGTAGACGAATCGGCGTGACGAGCTGAAGATTCGAaggcgccagccccagccccgcgcCAGACGCCGTTCCCTTAGAAACCTGAACTGCAGGACCAACTGCAGGAGGCAGCCCCGGAGCTCCGAGGACTCGTCCCGTACCGCGCCGTCCTGCCGTCCCCGCatcgcgccgccccgccccggcttgCCTCAGCCGTCGTTGAAACCCGTCACAGCGTGCAGGATCGAGCGCGGCCCTCGCCCTCTGCCAGGCCCCGGGGGCGCCGTCCGTCGGTCGAGGTCATGGGCAGCCGGTCCCGCAGCCCCAGTGCCTACCCTGCGGACTGGTGGGGACCGCAGACCGAAGGACCCGGCCCCGCCAAGCGCCGCCGAACGGAGGAGCCCGAGGGCCCCGAGTCCGAGTCCGAGTCCGAGGCGGCGCCCAGCCTGGACAACCTGACGGGACCTCCGGCCGCGGACGCGCTCACTTCCGTAGTGGTCCTGCCCGCCGGCtgtgccctgcacctgcccctagATGACGTCGACGTGCTGCTGGAGCCCGAGCCCACGTCCGTGCTGCAAGTGTCTCTCCGAGATCACACCCTCATGCTGGTCCCCgaggccctcctgggctggggcgtGGAAGGCCCGTGGGGACAGGGCCTGCAACGGGCCGCTTTCCTGAGCGCTCCAGGGGAGTACATGGCCCTGGAGCCGGGATTCTTCTGcgcagctgtcccagagatcgCCCGCCAAGAAGAGGTCAACAGGGAGGAAGCAGATGCCGAGCTCCTGCCGCCtgggatggaggctgaagccGGCTCCGTCGCTGAGCTCCGCAGCATCACCGCAAGGGTGTCGGGACCCAGCGCGCAGGGCTTTGTCCCAGAGCCCTGTCCTTGGGCGCCCAATCCTAGTCCAGAGAAAGGCTCTCCTCACCACGACGACAACCTGGACATGCACCTTCTGGAGCCCTTTCCGGACTCACCACTCCAACCTCTACCTCCCTCTCCTATTCCGGGTCCTCACGAGCGCCCCCAACGCCCTTATGGTCCTAAGCGCAAGGCCCAGAGATGTCTGTTCCCCGAATGAACTCCACcccggtacacacacacactggaggcCCAATGCATTTCCCGGCGTCTTTTACACTGAATGTCCTACAACCTGGAAATTAAGCATCTCGTGGGCCAACAACTCCTTTTCCCCTCCAGACTGGCTATAGTAGCAGGAGAAGTTAtgtcaggaaaagaaagcagactCTAGACCTCagctttgaaatggaaaatctgccCAGGGATACCGGACAGTGTGTGTTCAGAttttaaacatcattctcaggccTATCCATTCCCGCTCGTTTGCAtcagttattttctctcaaattctACTCTCTCCAGCACCATACCCTATTGCTACCctatttctccccaaaccaataaataattggatttctcatgttatatgttttcccatgaatttataaagatttttagccatggcttttctctttcttggtgtttTGAGCTGCTCTCCTGGAAAGCTGCAAAATAGTGTGATGGTTACTATACATAATTGTATGATGTTTGTTCATAGCTTCCTCTTaacctgaggaagttctcttccagtcaagttcacttttcattatgaataaatgctggattttatcagatgttttcaGCATGTATTAGGATACACATTTCCTTTTTGAATCTGTTCCTCTGGTTATTTTGACTCAGAGACTGATgtaaaatgtttgcattcctgCTATTCCACATTATCCATACCTTCTAAATTCTACCccgagttttttcttttgtaaatcaaacctctaacttttaaaacattaatttaggggcctccctggtggcgcagtggttaagaatctgcctgctaatgcaggggacacgggttcgagccctggtccgggaagatcccacatgccgtggagcaactaagcccatgagccacagctgaagcccgcgcacctacagcccatgcttcgccaccagagaagccactgcagtgagaagcccgtgcacctcaacgaagagcagcccccgctcaccgcaaccagagaaagcccgtgctcagcaacaaagacccaatgcagccaaaaataaataaatttaaaaatttaaaaataaaacattaattaattaccatatttgtttcacatttttataaaagaaataaaatctacaggtaaagctgaagacaagatggtttcagtttttttaaacatcaatactatttatattcaccaacatgctttaaccatttcctctctacctttttattcttatattccactctcaaagtctagcctcaattttcttcttgctgaagaatatactttaatagttctttccactataccctatgtgtagtaaattatcttggttttgtaaatctcaacatgttttgtgtagtacactctcatagtcttgtatatctgaaaatttttattatatattcattcctaattctaaagtgttatttaagtactttaaagacaTTACTCCATTGTTCTGCCATTTCTTATTGTTGTTGCAGGCAAGAGGTCTCTGCCAATCAAGTTgttattccttttatatttgattcagctgttcattagcacattttttaatttaattttattttttaattgaagtatagttgatttacattgttgtgctactttctggtgtacagcaaagttatatattttttttccatattcttttacatggttatggtttattacaggatattgaatatagttccctgtgctatacagtaggaccttgttgtttatctgttttacattgaaTACATAATAgctttatatctgctaatcccaaactcctaatttatctctcccccaccctctttcccctttggtaaacataaggttgttttctatgtctgtgagtctatttctgttttgtaaataagttcatttgtatcatattttagattccacttacaagtgatatcatatgatatttacctttctttgacttacttcacttagtatgataatctctaggtccatccatgttgctacaaatggcatcatctcattctcatttatggctgagtagtattcctttgtataggtatgccacatctttttatccattcatctgtagatagacatttaggttgcttccatgtcttgggtattttttttcatttatttatttaattttgggctgtgttgggttttgttgctgcacgtgggctttctctagttgcagcgagcgggggctacccttcgttgaagtgcacaggcttctcattacgatggcttctcttgttgcagagcacgggctctaggtgcacgggcctcagtaattgtggcatgtgggctcagtagctgtggctcgtgggctctaggctagcgggcttcagtagttgtggcacacgggcttagttgcttggcggcatgtggggtcttcccagcccagggctcaaacctgtgtcccctgcactggcaggcagattcttaaccactgcaccaccaaggaagtcgccagttggctattttaaatagtgctactatgaatattggggtgcatgtatcttttcaaattagagttttctcgggatatttgcccaggagtgggactgctggaccatatagcaactctttttagttttttaaggaatctccatactgttctccataatggctgcaccaatttacattcccttcaacactgtaggagagttcccttttctccacaccctctccagcacttattatatgtggactttttaatgatgctcatgctgaccagtgtgacgtgatacctcattgtagtttgatttgcatttgtctagtaattaatgatattgagcatattttcatgtgcttttcggacttctgtatgtcttctttggagaaatatctatttaggtcttgtgctcattttttttttttttgcagtacatgggcctctcactgttgtggcctctcccgttgcggagcacaggctccggatgcgcaggctcagcagccatggctcacgggcccagccgctccgcggcatgtgggatcttcccggaccggggcacgaacccatgtcccctgcatcggcagaaggactctcaaccactgcgccaccagggaagccctacactgaagtctttaatgcattttgagatgacttttgtgtgtggtgtgagatagtagtctagtttcttttctttttttcttagcatgtggctgtccagtttttccaacaccattttttaatctaaatttatttatttatttatttttggctgcgttgggtcttcattgcagtccatgggcttctcattgcagtggcttctcttgttgcggagcacaggctctaggcacaccggCTTCGGTAGCTGTAGAACAGgtgatcagtagttgtggctcgcgggctctagagaacaggctcagtcgttgtggcgcacgggcttagttgccccgtggcatgtgggatcttgccagaccaggaattgaacccgtgtccccctgcatggGCAGATGGAttttaaaccactgcaccaccagggaagttccccagtcaccatttattgaagagactgtccttttccattatacactctttgcttccttgccatgaattaattatccatatatatatgggtttaCTCCCAGGTTCTCAattatgttccattgacctatgtatctgaatttctgcaaatataatgctgttttgattattgtagctttataatatagttttaactcagagagtgtgataccttcaactttgttctttttttttttttttttttgccgtatgcgggcctctcactgttgtggcctcccccgtcgcggagcacaggctccggacgcgcaggctccggacgcgcaggctcagcagccatggttcacgggcccagccgctccgcggcatatgggatcctcccagaccggggcatgaacccgcatcccctgcattggcaggcggactctcaaccacttgtgccaccagggaggccccaactttgttctttttatcagcattgctttggctgttcagggtctcttAGGTTTTCATGTAAATCTAagacttttttattctatttttgcaaaaaatatccttgggactttgatagagattgcattgaatctgaagttTGCTTTAGGTAATATAGACATTTGAACgatgttatttcttccaatccatgagtgcagaacacttttccacttatgtgtctcctcaggcaagggaaacacaagcaaaagtaaacaaataggattacatcaaactaagaagtttctgcagagtaaaggaaaccaggaacaaaatgaaaagggaacctacctaatggaagaagatccttgcaaatcatatatccaataaggggttaacatccaaaatatagaaagaactcacaacaacaacaaaaataaaacaaccccaaaatgggtACAGGAcatcttccaaagaagacatagatggccattagacacatgaaaagatgttcaccatcacaaattattagagaaatgcaaatcaaaaccacaaaagtctatttctcttaaagtctatgtctgatataagtattgctccccagctttctttttatttccttttgcatggagtacctttttccatcccctcagtttcagtctgtgtgtgtctttagatctgaagtgagtctcttgtaggcagcatatatatgggtcttgcttttgcatccattcagccactcttttttttttttcaaaacaaacaactttttattgaagtatagttggtttacaatgttgtattagtttcaggtgtacagcaaagtgatctatatatgtatatattctttttcagattcttttccattataagttattatatacaagatattgaatatagttccctgtgccatacagtaggtccttatttatctatcgccctatgtcttttgattgcagcatttagtccatttacttttaataattattgatgtgtatgttcttattgccattttattaattgttttggcattgttttgtagtgcttttttcttcctttcttctttcattcttttgtcttgtgatttgatgactatctttaatgtcatgttcaaattctttcctcttttttctgtgtgcatctattatagatttttgtttgtgtctatcatgaagtttatatacagtgatatattgttatatgtgattgttttaagttgctgatctcaaatctcaaatgcatttaacaaccctacaattgtactctcctccccgtatgattactgtttttgacatcatattttacatctaattattttgtgtatccccaaactgcttactgtagatacagatgatattactacttttggcttttaaccttcctactagctttgtacatggttgattttctatctttactgtatatttttttaatctgtctcctaaggcaaaggaaacaaaagccaaaataaacaaatgggacctaattaaacctaaaagttttcacacagcaaaggaaaccatcaacaaaatgaaaagacaacctactgaatgggggaaaatatttgggaatgagatgaccaataaggagttaatatccaaaatatataaacagctcatacaactcaataggaaaaagcaaacaacctgatttaaaaatgggcagaaggaacaggatagaaagcccagagataaacccacgcacatatggtcaccttatctttgataaaggaggcagggatgtacagtggagaaaggacagcctcttcaataagaagtgctgggaaaactggacaggtacatgtaaaagtatgagattagatcactccctaataccatacaccaaaataagctcaaaatggattaaagacctcaatgtaaggccagaaactatcaaactcttagaggaaaatataggcagaacactctatgacataaaccacagcaagatcctttttgacccacctcctagagaaatggaaacaaaaacaaaaataaacaaatgtgacctaatgaaacttcaaaggttttgcacagcaaaggaaaccataaacaagaccaaaagacaaccctcagaatgggagaaaatatttgcaagtgaagcaactgacaaaggattaatctccaaaatttataagcaccgcatgcagctcaatagaaaacaaacaaacaacccaatccaaaaatgggcagaagtcctaaatagacatttctccaaagaagatatacagactgccaaca is part of the Mesoplodon densirostris isolate mMesDen1 chromosome 5, mMesDen1 primary haplotype, whole genome shotgun sequence genome and encodes:
- the LOC132490554 gene encoding proline-rich protein 23C-like, yielding MGSRSRSPSAYPADWWGPQTEGPGPAKRRRTEEPEGPESESESEAAPSLDNLTGPPAADALTSVVVLPAGCALHLPLDDVDVLLEPEPTSVLQVSLRDHTLMLVPEALLGWGVEGPWGQGLQRAAFLSAPGEYMALEPGFFCAAVPEIARQEEVNREEADAELLPPGMEAEAGSVAELRSITARVSGPSAQGFVPEPCPWAPNPSPEKGSPHHDDNLDMHLLEPFPDSPLQPLPPSPIPGPHERPQRPYGPKRKAQRCLFPE